A window of Corallococcus macrosporus DSM 14697 contains these coding sequences:
- a CDS encoding FHA domain-containing protein: MPILLTITQGLQTGRELTFESAEVNIGRTSENDLVLHDHGVSRQHARIVLRDDKYYVADMGSSNGTVLNGSLLSGEQQLRDGDKIGVGPVEFTFVWVPPEGDEDATRPIRRGDPLPPVDPDATRPIRLNDPVPAASGIVLPEGFPTAQQPAVVPVRPGTAAVARAEPGEGLSAADRARRRRELSNSPAGRLLLWWGQLSTPARLGVGAVGSGLVLALVGVLAVIFMPVGEGRASGAEPQDLTFELISDSFGVGEGVTWENPDHKSFAFEFVTPTRAVAVVHYMASGISKEEVSLVVNGVDVGWVPPDVNASTERGLEQILPPSALKRGELNSFVFDNVRNPPGRETWRVWNLRLEIIPVPELPQEELLAKARQYVSAAARFYETRDVGAENLFKAWQQYRFAWVTLEALDTKPDIYQDVRFQLGQVAAELDHKCSQLMLDFQRSVQYRNARTARAALQEMGRRFPTAEHRCHNLGLQLAYEHEL; the protein is encoded by the coding sequence GTGCCCATCCTCCTGACCATCACCCAGGGGCTCCAGACAGGACGGGAGCTCACCTTCGAGTCGGCCGAGGTCAACATCGGCCGCACCTCGGAGAATGACCTGGTGTTGCACGACCACGGCGTGTCGCGCCAACACGCCCGCATCGTGCTCCGCGACGACAAGTACTACGTCGCGGACATGGGCAGCTCGAACGGCACCGTGCTCAACGGGAGCCTGCTGTCCGGAGAGCAGCAGCTCCGGGACGGGGACAAGATTGGCGTGGGCCCGGTGGAGTTCACCTTCGTCTGGGTGCCGCCGGAAGGGGACGAGGACGCCACCCGGCCCATCCGCCGGGGGGACCCCCTCCCTCCCGTTGACCCGGACGCCACCCGCCCCATCCGCCTGAACGACCCGGTGCCCGCCGCCAGCGGCATCGTGCTGCCGGAGGGCTTCCCCACCGCGCAGCAGCCCGCGGTGGTGCCGGTGCGTCCGGGCACGGCCGCCGTGGCCAGGGCCGAGCCCGGCGAGGGCTTGTCCGCGGCGGACCGCGCGCGCCGCCGCCGGGAGCTGTCGAACAGCCCGGCGGGCAGGCTGCTGCTGTGGTGGGGCCAGCTCTCCACGCCGGCGCGCCTGGGCGTGGGCGCCGTGGGCAGCGGCCTGGTCCTGGCACTGGTGGGCGTGCTGGCCGTCATCTTCATGCCCGTGGGCGAGGGCCGCGCCTCTGGCGCGGAGCCGCAGGACCTGACCTTCGAGCTCATCTCCGATTCGTTCGGGGTGGGCGAGGGCGTGACGTGGGAGAACCCGGACCACAAGTCGTTCGCCTTCGAGTTCGTCACCCCGACGCGGGCCGTGGCGGTGGTGCACTACATGGCCAGTGGCATCTCCAAGGAGGAGGTGTCGCTGGTCGTCAACGGCGTGGACGTGGGCTGGGTGCCGCCGGACGTGAACGCCTCGACGGAGCGCGGGCTGGAGCAGATCCTCCCGCCGAGCGCGCTCAAGCGGGGCGAGCTCAACTCCTTCGTCTTCGACAACGTCCGCAACCCGCCGGGGCGGGAGACCTGGCGCGTGTGGAACCTGCGCCTGGAGATCATCCCCGTGCCGGAGCTCCCACAGGAGGAGCTGCTGGCCAAGGCGCGCCAGTACGTGTCAGCGGCCGCGCGTTTCTATGAGACGCGCGACGTCGGCGCGGAGAACCTCTTCAAGGCGTGGCAGCAGTACCGGTTCGCGTGGGTGACGCTGGAGGCGCTGGACACGAAGCCGGACATCTATCAGGACGTCCGCTTCCAGCTCGGTCAGGTAGCAGCCGAGCTGGACCACAAGTGCAGCCAGCTGATGCTCGATTTCCAACGCAGCGTACAGTACCGGAACGCGCGGACGGCTCGGGCCGCGTTGCAGGAAATGGGTCGCCGCTTCCCTACAGCCGAGCATCGCTGCCACAATCTAGGTTTGCAGTTGGCTTACGAGCACGAGCTGTAG
- a CDS encoding type II secretion system F family protein: protein MDDVLTPMLIGSSALLFAGAVGFLGLGLYQTMLERFLSEVRDESTGGMKGVGSVAIRRLGAMNRRFMWPGYEAKARRNLIKAGEPQAYKPEDIMALQEVSAVVGLLMGFILLNGFGVSLVWSPLFLLFGMYYPLMWLNDQVKKRHLLISRALPYSLDLLTLSVEAGLDFTAALAKVVEKGKPGPLREELQLVLKQLKMGKTREEALKSMIVRVDLPPLTTFVTALIQADKMGTSLGKVLRIQSTQMRIDRTQRAEKLAGEAPVKMLFPLIACIFPTVFMVLFGPIVFQFMFGNISG from the coding sequence GTGGACGATGTCCTGACGCCAATGTTGATCGGCAGCTCGGCGCTCCTCTTCGCGGGCGCCGTGGGCTTCCTGGGCCTGGGCCTGTACCAGACGATGCTGGAGCGCTTCCTGTCGGAGGTCCGTGACGAGTCCACGGGCGGCATGAAGGGCGTCGGCTCGGTGGCCATCCGCCGCCTGGGCGCGATGAACCGCCGCTTCATGTGGCCCGGCTACGAGGCCAAGGCGCGCCGCAACCTCATCAAGGCGGGCGAGCCGCAGGCGTACAAGCCCGAGGACATCATGGCGCTGCAGGAAGTCAGCGCGGTGGTGGGCCTCCTCATGGGCTTCATCCTGCTCAACGGCTTCGGCGTGAGCCTGGTGTGGTCACCGCTGTTCCTGCTCTTCGGCATGTACTACCCGCTGATGTGGCTGAACGACCAGGTGAAGAAGCGCCACCTGCTCATCAGCCGCGCGCTGCCCTACAGCCTGGACCTGCTGACGCTGTCGGTGGAAGCGGGCCTGGACTTCACCGCGGCGCTGGCCAAGGTGGTGGAGAAGGGCAAGCCGGGGCCGCTGCGCGAGGAGCTGCAGCTCGTGCTCAAGCAGCTCAAGATGGGCAAGACGCGTGAAGAGGCCCTCAAGAGCATGATTGTCCGCGTGGACCTGCCGCCGCTGACGACCTTCGTCACCGCGCTCATCCAGGCCGACAAGATGGGCACCAGCCTGGGCAAGGTGCTGCGCATCCAGTCCACGCAGATGCGCATCGACCGCACCCAGCGCGCGGAGAAGCTGGCGGGCGAGGCGCCGGTGAAGATGCTCTTCCCGCTCATCGCCTGCATCTTCCCCACGGTGTTCATGGTGCTGTTCGGGCCCATCGTGTTCCAGTTCATGTTCGGAAACATCTCGGGGTAG
- a CDS encoding type II secretion system F family protein: MLAGIVLLLVTGSVFFFSLVIFSVLSKAYEQYQERYVAKSMNDLSDMFLFIDPRQMLILNIACMCLSGILSYIIFNPIMAVVATVFGFFLPMLMVKHYRKRRIKKFNVQLVDALQAMANAFKAGLTFPQAIEHVAREALPPLSQEFGLFVKEVKLGVPLEEALINMGRRVGSDDLELVVVSTNIARQLGGNMAEMFETISTVIRERFRLEGKIDALTSQGKLQGWIVAAMPAVLGMVLNYMRPDLMEPMMNHIFGWILVIIIAIMEVMGILIIRRIVNIDI, translated from the coding sequence ATGCTTGCTGGAATCGTCCTCCTCCTCGTCACCGGCTCGGTCTTCTTCTTCAGCCTGGTGATCTTCAGCGTCCTGTCGAAGGCGTATGAGCAGTACCAGGAGCGCTACGTCGCCAAGTCGATGAACGACTTGAGCGACATGTTCCTCTTCATCGATCCACGGCAGATGTTGATCCTCAACATCGCGTGCATGTGCTTGTCGGGGATCCTGTCGTACATCATCTTCAACCCCATCATGGCGGTGGTGGCCACGGTGTTCGGCTTCTTCCTGCCGATGCTGATGGTCAAGCACTACCGGAAGCGGCGCATCAAGAAGTTCAACGTGCAGCTCGTGGACGCGCTGCAGGCCATGGCCAACGCGTTCAAGGCCGGCCTCACGTTCCCCCAGGCCATCGAGCACGTGGCGCGCGAGGCGCTGCCGCCGCTGTCCCAGGAGTTCGGCCTCTTCGTGAAGGAAGTGAAGCTGGGTGTGCCGCTGGAGGAGGCCCTCATCAACATGGGCCGCCGCGTGGGCAGTGACGACCTGGAGCTCGTCGTCGTGTCCACCAACATCGCCCGTCAGCTCGGCGGCAACATGGCCGAGATGTTCGAGACGATCTCCACGGTCATCCGCGAGCGCTTCCGTCTGGAGGGCAAGATCGACGCGCTCACCTCGCAGGGCAAGCTGCAGGGGTGGATCGTCGCGGCGATGCCCGCGGTGCTCGGCATGGTGCTCAACTACATGCGGCCCGACCTGATGGAGCCGATGATGAACCACATCTTCGGATGGATCCTCGTCATCATCATCGCCATCATGGAAGTGATGGGCATCCTCATCATCCGGCGCATCGTCAACATCGATATCTGA
- the cpaB gene encoding Flp pilus assembly protein CpaB — protein sequence MLKGKTPLVVALVLGLLAGVIAYSAIKKKEADVRRGWNLVPVVVAAQDVPEGTVITFEMISQRSVPEQFVTSSVVRPDSASYIVNQKVLVALQAGDPLLWSQFETTKAAERLSSKVQKKARALTIEAKHTTSVGGWIRPNDHVDVIGTFRDPQTDESVAVTLLQNVIVVATGKITGTTNVNLIPENQREYSNISLMVLPEEAEILVLAVELGQLTLSLRNEDDVDLIEERGRATISTLLSGERTRVLEQKRREIIQIIKGGAERAAGAGAP from the coding sequence ATGCTGAAGGGCAAGACTCCGCTTGTCGTCGCGCTCGTGCTGGGCCTGCTGGCCGGCGTCATCGCGTATTCCGCCATCAAGAAGAAGGAGGCGGATGTCCGCCGCGGATGGAACCTGGTGCCCGTCGTCGTGGCGGCGCAGGACGTCCCTGAAGGCACGGTCATCACCTTCGAGATGATCTCCCAGCGCTCGGTGCCCGAGCAGTTCGTGACGTCCTCCGTGGTGCGTCCGGACTCCGCGTCCTACATCGTGAACCAGAAGGTGCTGGTCGCGCTGCAGGCGGGTGACCCGCTGCTGTGGAGCCAGTTCGAGACGACCAAGGCCGCCGAGCGCCTGTCCTCGAAGGTGCAGAAGAAGGCCCGCGCGCTCACCATCGAGGCGAAGCACACCACGTCGGTGGGCGGCTGGATTCGCCCCAATGACCACGTGGACGTGATTGGCACCTTCCGCGATCCGCAGACGGACGAGAGCGTCGCCGTGACGCTGCTCCAGAACGTCATCGTGGTGGCCACGGGCAAGATCACCGGCACCACCAACGTGAACCTCATCCCGGAGAACCAGCGCGAGTACAGCAACATCTCGCTGATGGTGCTGCCGGAAGAGGCGGAGATCCTCGTCCTCGCGGTGGAGCTCGGCCAGCTCACGCTCAGCCTCCGCAACGAGGACGACGTGGACCTCATCGAGGAGCGCGGCCGCGCCACCATCAGCACGCTGCTGTCGGGTGAGCGCACCCGCGTGCTGGAGCAGAAGCGCCGCGAAATCATCCAGATCATCAAGGGCGGTGCCGAGCGGGCCGCGGGCGCCGGCGCGCCGTGA
- a CDS encoding TadE/TadG family type IV pilus assembly protein, with translation MRARLQLRSRSRGAATVEFALSVPLLVMILMFSMYLTELVRAKLKLQEAARYAVWEMTSYALSDFANGKHDAAFEDARQEAHEEFIERFKDMDSVEPNGPGGNFIARYTDVTATITNKEIALLESGMLSRPSTSEGGGLAGAILSPLNNGMGWVLDQWGFNNKGWVESEIEMTYENVILPTSYLDQSGGSGGFFKEDMMGGRDLGSLRMKSKYSMYANGWHMPDGGDAIVRSRRAGQHTAGSLSQPHGLYRQVDRMVFLGFASTLDSLGIGRILDVVAKVVPNFLGTFVVSRNYGVGDSQKGDCNGLAQYDARASSGLHVMHKRSFELTDHDRPDCFDTAPFRDEMTYGDSNYIKVFNARGEFYMGCKRAMADDPSDPESRPESTRNDEQDQKVPCE, from the coding sequence ATGCGTGCCCGTCTCCAACTGCGTTCCCGCTCACGAGGTGCCGCCACGGTCGAGTTCGCGCTCTCCGTGCCGCTCCTCGTGATGATCCTGATGTTCAGCATGTACCTCACCGAGTTGGTGAGGGCGAAGCTCAAGCTCCAGGAGGCGGCGCGGTACGCCGTCTGGGAGATGACGAGCTACGCGCTCTCCGACTTCGCCAATGGCAAGCACGACGCCGCCTTCGAGGACGCCCGCCAGGAGGCCCACGAGGAGTTCATCGAGCGCTTCAAGGACATGGACTCGGTGGAGCCCAATGGCCCTGGGGGCAACTTCATTGCCCGCTACACGGATGTGACGGCCACCATCACCAACAAGGAGATTGCCCTCCTGGAGAGCGGCATGCTCAGCCGCCCGAGCACCAGCGAGGGAGGCGGCCTGGCGGGCGCCATCCTCAGCCCGCTGAACAACGGCATGGGATGGGTGCTGGACCAGTGGGGGTTCAACAACAAAGGCTGGGTCGAGTCCGAAATCGAGATGACCTACGAGAACGTCATCCTGCCCACGAGCTATCTGGACCAGAGCGGGGGCAGTGGTGGCTTCTTCAAAGAGGACATGATGGGCGGCCGCGACCTGGGCAGCCTGCGGATGAAGTCGAAGTACTCCATGTACGCCAACGGCTGGCACATGCCGGACGGCGGTGACGCCATTGTCCGCAGCCGCCGCGCCGGTCAGCACACCGCGGGTTCGCTCAGCCAGCCCCACGGTCTCTATCGGCAGGTGGACCGCATGGTCTTCCTGGGCTTCGCCTCCACCCTGGACAGCCTGGGCATTGGCCGCATCCTGGATGTGGTGGCCAAGGTGGTTCCCAACTTCCTGGGGACCTTTGTGGTGTCCCGGAACTACGGCGTGGGCGACTCCCAGAAGGGCGATTGCAACGGCCTGGCCCAATACGACGCCAGGGCCAGCAGCGGTCTGCACGTCATGCACAAGCGCAGCTTCGAGCTCACCGACCACGACCGGCCCGACTGCTTCGACACCGCGCCCTTCCGCGACGAGATGACCTACGGCGACAGCAACTACATCAAGGTCTTCAACGCGCGCGGTGAGTTCTACATGGGGTGCAAGCGGGCCATGGCCGATGACCCGTCCGACCCGGAATCCCGTCCGGAGTCCACGCGGAATGACGAGCAAGACCAGAAGGTCCCCTGTGAGTAG
- a CDS encoding TadE/TadG family type IV pilus assembly protein, translating to MFTRTLRQSFRRQEGQALVLAALMVLVMSIAVLTTVNIGHTVHERIRLQNTADAASYSMAAMEARAFNFYAYANRTQVSHYVSAMMWQSLLSLIYSAEAFLTDIFGFMKTLNPCSGTPSGIFWTVACPILENVIPYVSAVIKAIGRIMDAYRNSFLRPIQQVIRRLNPDDKIGKWLIPAHRVLNGVMYFASQAVMMSASTHVTQTTQTVIDDNDSNISSLASQLATGLYSQCLFSQAHSPYSGGKPLAPNTWKNPFGALDVTKKDRNDPIARAKRSMGGITNATRYGCDAQGGACPQGFITSRRMGDLLPLPDMLGFMRDLFNDGIDTPVFSFGKLGQTRMLSTGFPNAAALKKGRGPGNDARNYIRDWNDNLHPWGMTAQGDNIGSDDPYWLKFGPAEIDIGVAKADNPLSCNKDDNYWRCFGDNRKGKGDSARGSAKLPYKHMTKTSIWALNDHDSGGTRGGLHWRVNYYDNPERWVGHVRPRRAEGVVGLYEDPRFCLARVLGACVVRTRVYAANVRPVQDGNHPWGGLTPFMHFEPGQLGSVCNPTANASMSDAAKRTADFNQPTAWVALNKDPDQVVNRENKDGTGTNAPALLNDEGKVKFAFTPDTDGLEMLNNRKKFLGLVEGLNVISRGQTYYHRPGNWAEQPNFFNPYWRPRLASVFQGRNSLPKIGEMMDALPGPLQGIAPKIITH from the coding sequence ATGTTCACCCGGACCCTCCGACAGAGTTTCCGCCGCCAGGAAGGCCAGGCCTTGGTTCTGGCCGCCCTGATGGTGCTGGTCATGTCCATCGCCGTGTTGACCACGGTCAACATCGGCCACACGGTGCATGAGCGCATCCGCCTGCAGAACACGGCGGACGCGGCCTCGTACTCCATGGCCGCCATGGAGGCGCGCGCGTTCAACTTCTACGCGTACGCCAACCGCACGCAGGTGTCTCACTACGTGTCGGCGATGATGTGGCAGTCGCTGCTGTCGCTCATCTACTCCGCCGAGGCGTTCCTCACGGACATCTTCGGCTTCATGAAGACGTTGAATCCGTGTTCAGGCACACCCAGCGGCATCTTCTGGACGGTCGCCTGTCCCATCCTGGAAAACGTCATTCCCTATGTGAGCGCCGTCATCAAGGCCATTGGCCGTATCATGGACGCGTATCGCAACTCGTTCCTCAGACCCATTCAGCAGGTCATCCGGAGACTGAACCCGGACGACAAGATTGGGAAGTGGCTCATCCCGGCGCACCGCGTGCTGAACGGGGTGATGTACTTCGCGTCCCAGGCGGTGATGATGTCCGCGTCGACGCACGTGACGCAGACCACGCAGACCGTCATCGACGACAACGACAGCAACATCTCCTCACTGGCCAGCCAGTTGGCGACGGGGCTCTACAGCCAGTGCCTCTTCAGCCAGGCACACAGCCCCTACTCGGGCGGCAAGCCGCTCGCGCCGAACACGTGGAAGAACCCGTTCGGCGCGCTGGATGTGACGAAGAAGGACCGCAATGACCCCATCGCCCGGGCCAAGCGCTCCATGGGCGGCATCACGAACGCCACGCGCTACGGCTGCGACGCCCAGGGAGGCGCGTGTCCTCAGGGCTTCATCACCAGCCGCCGCATGGGGGACCTGCTGCCGCTGCCGGACATGCTCGGCTTCATGAGGGACCTGTTCAACGATGGCATCGACACCCCGGTCTTCAGCTTCGGGAAGCTCGGCCAGACGCGCATGCTCTCCACGGGGTTCCCCAACGCGGCCGCGCTGAAGAAGGGCAGGGGCCCTGGCAACGACGCCCGCAACTACATCCGGGACTGGAACGACAACCTCCATCCCTGGGGCATGACGGCTCAGGGAGACAACATCGGCTCGGATGACCCGTATTGGCTCAAGTTCGGCCCCGCGGAGATCGACATTGGCGTGGCCAAGGCGGACAACCCGCTGTCGTGCAACAAGGACGACAACTACTGGCGCTGCTTCGGCGACAATCGCAAGGGCAAGGGGGACTCCGCCCGCGGGAGCGCCAAGCTGCCCTACAAGCACATGACGAAGACCAGCATCTGGGCGCTCAACGACCACGACAGTGGTGGGACCCGGGGTGGCCTCCACTGGCGCGTCAACTACTACGACAACCCGGAGCGCTGGGTGGGCCACGTGCGTCCACGGCGCGCCGAGGGCGTGGTCGGTCTGTATGAGGACCCGAGGTTCTGCCTGGCCAGGGTCCTGGGGGCGTGCGTCGTCAGGACGCGCGTCTACGCGGCCAACGTCAGGCCGGTCCAGGACGGCAACCACCCCTGGGGCGGGCTGACGCCCTTCATGCACTTCGAGCCCGGCCAGCTCGGCTCGGTGTGCAACCCCACCGCCAACGCTTCCATGTCGGACGCCGCCAAGCGTACGGCGGACTTCAACCAGCCCACGGCCTGGGTCGCGCTGAACAAGGACCCGGACCAGGTGGTGAACCGGGAGAACAAGGACGGCACGGGCACCAACGCGCCGGCGCTGCTCAACGATGAAGGCAAGGTGAAGTTCGCCTTCACGCCCGACACGGATGGGCTGGAGATGCTGAACAACCGGAAGAAGTTCCTGGGCCTGGTGGAAGGCCTCAACGTCATCTCCCGCGGTCAGACCTACTACCACCGTCCCGGCAACTGGGCGGAGCAGCCCAACTTCTTCAATCCGTACTGGCGCCCTCGCCTGGCGTCCGTGTTCCAGGGCCGCAACTCACTGCCGAAGATTGGTGAGATGATGGACGCGCTGCCCGGCCCGCTTCAGGGCATTGCCCCGAAGATCATTACGCACTGA
- a CDS encoding TadE/TadG family type IV pilus assembly protein, translating into MGQEAQESRAQGASRRQSGQAAVEAAMIMPLAVFMTLGIIQLTMMQHAKLMTEYAAYQAARAGIVWNGNNERMHDAAIVALLPTMGRTDDIVELGKTFVLHQLYDSGMRMLNFGGGRVPRTVNGSNLFGVIRVDTVSPAYFTPIDSLWKLRSGAAWQELDFDGADSFPEVPTLENHIRKFFNLPEPDDAELVFRKSTRLTIRLRYWYQLRVPFANAIIFYSWFASNAGMALRGAIDRSTVDPRANMMNRRGNLTPLLAGARGIEHEMGYDSVYPLEMTVLWMLANGSVPIVSDLAGKRYFMPLTATYSMRMQSNFHRKWIMHLNPEWGL; encoded by the coding sequence ATGGGACAGGAAGCACAGGAATCGCGAGCGCAGGGGGCGTCTCGCCGGCAGTCGGGTCAGGCCGCCGTCGAAGCGGCCATGATCATGCCGCTCGCCGTCTTCATGACGCTGGGGATCATCCAGCTCACGATGATGCAGCACGCCAAGCTGATGACGGAGTACGCCGCCTACCAGGCCGCGCGTGCCGGCATCGTGTGGAACGGCAACAACGAGCGCATGCACGACGCGGCCATCGTGGCGCTGCTTCCCACCATGGGGCGCACCGACGACATCGTCGAGCTGGGCAAGACGTTCGTCCTGCACCAGCTCTACGACTCCGGCATGCGCATGCTGAACTTCGGCGGTGGCCGCGTGCCCCGGACGGTCAACGGGTCCAACCTGTTCGGCGTCATCCGGGTGGACACCGTCAGCCCCGCGTACTTCACGCCCATTGACTCGCTGTGGAAGCTGCGCAGCGGCGCTGCGTGGCAGGAGCTGGACTTCGACGGCGCGGACTCCTTCCCGGAGGTGCCCACGCTCGAAAACCACATCCGCAAGTTCTTCAACCTGCCGGAGCCGGACGACGCGGAGCTGGTGTTCCGCAAGTCCACCCGGCTGACCATCCGCCTGCGCTACTGGTACCAGCTCCGCGTACCCTTCGCGAACGCCATCATCTTCTACTCGTGGTTCGCCTCGAACGCGGGCATGGCGCTGCGAGGCGCCATCGACCGCAGCACCGTGGACCCGCGCGCGAACATGATGAACCGGCGTGGCAATCTCACCCCGTTGCTCGCGGGGGCCCGCGGCATCGAACACGAGATGGGGTACGACTCCGTCTATCCGCTCGAGATGACCGTGCTCTGGATGCTGGCCAACGGCAGCGTCCCCATCGTTTCCGATCTGGCTGGCAAGCGGTACTTCATGCCGCTGACCGCGACGTACAGCATGCGCATGCAGTCCAACTTCCACCGCAAGTGGATCATGCACCTGAACCCCGAATGGGGCCTGTAA